A genomic segment from Spirochaetaceae bacterium encodes:
- the alr gene encoding alanine racemase, producing MRATRALIYKDNLEFNFKLIKNNFNHQTFICAVVKANAYGHGIEMVAPILDKLGAHRFAVACLSEARRLRAMAITKPIHLLSPCMPYEISEAIYLKLIPFISSFDEARLWQSMAKAINKEVTVHIKVNLSMNRIGCDISELIPLTNFVSEQSYLKLEGIASHFANGDDTTNPSLEDDLFNFTHLVTPLKQQQPHLIVHCANSAAIQRLAANNLFNMVRPGIALYGYSPSSYAQQHSLLNGNLKPVMELCSFITFIHQLKEDSAVSYGSLYVAKKGSYLATIPLGYADGYSNIFSNKEAAVAIKGKLYNIAGFVCMDQLIVDLKDNPDNIKLYDKAIFFGPNSPSLNAAQLTVGLAHFSPYMLLSGISQRVERVIVE from the coding sequence ATGCGCGCTACTCGGGCTTTAATTTACAAGGATAACCTTGAGTTTAACTTTAAACTAATTAAAAATAATTTTAACCATCAAACCTTTATTTGTGCGGTGGTTAAAGCCAACGCTTACGGGCATGGTATCGAGATGGTAGCCCCTATCCTAGATAAACTGGGGGCGCATCGTTTTGCGGTAGCTTGTTTAAGCGAAGCACGTAGGCTGCGAGCTATGGCTATTACTAAGCCAATCCATTTACTTTCACCTTGTATGCCGTACGAAATTAGCGAGGCTATTTATCTAAAGCTTATTCCTTTTATTTCATCGTTTGACGAAGCTAGGTTATGGCAAAGTATGGCCAAAGCTATAAATAAAGAGGTTACGGTACACATTAAGGTAAATCTTTCGATGAACCGTATAGGCTGCGATATAAGCGAGCTTATCCCCTTAACAAATTTTGTTAGCGAGCAAAGCTACTTAAAGTTAGAGGGCATAGCCAGCCACTTTGCCAACGGTGATGATACCACCAACCCTAGCTTAGAGGACGATTTATTTAATTTTACCCATTTAGTAACTCCGTTAAAACAGCAGCAACCTCATTTAATTGTGCATTGTGCCAATAGTGCAGCTATCCAGCGGTTGGCGGCTAATAATTTATTTAATATGGTACGGCCGGGTATTGCTTTGTATGGGTACTCGCCGTCAAGTTATGCTCAGCAACATTCACTGCTTAATGGTAACTTAAAGCCGGTAATGGAATTATGCTCGTTTATCACTTTTATTCACCAACTTAAGGAAGATAGTGCCGTAAGTTATGGTTCGTTGTATGTAGCTAAAAAAGGCAGCTATTTGGCTACTATCCCATTGGGTTATGCCGATGGTTACAGCAATATATTTTCTAACAAAGAGGCGGCCGTAGCTATTAAAGGCAAGCTTTATAACATTGCCGGTTTTGTTTGCATGGATCAATTAATCGTAGATTTAAAAGACAACCCCGATAATATTAAACTGTATGATAAAGCCATTTTTTTTGGCCCAAATAGCCCATCCCTTAATGCCGCCCAGCTTACGGTAGGCCTCGCCCATTTTTCGCCTTATATGCTGCTTAGCGGCATTAGTCAACGCGTTGAGCGGGTTATAGTGGAATAA
- a CDS encoding AMP-binding protein, which yields MKDNFKKPWQQLDEYRGKYFSDKWPTIPQMLTISAHRFPNNIAFSTFEGDTLRTYSYTQGKELVDNIASFLVKSGVKKGDKLAITGGNSLEWAITFIAIMQAGGIAIPIDNGMSSEKAIAIMKRVEAKMLFCDYEKLSKGFDQAGVPTYSLTQGKEGYVLNLKGDSGTIFPPSSMEDVAAILFTSGTTGQEKGVIQTHRALISDVWLAQNLIDVYSTDIFYVLLPIHHSYCMTAVFLEAISCGSQLLFTNKMAITNILHDLKEGKVTMLLGVPMLYNKVINGIMNNVKKKGAVAHSLVKCMMTISRMVGQEKGRNLPILKGILEKASLSTLRLLISGGGPIAPRTLKLYNNLGLPMVQGYGLTETGPIIALNPINAFKEGAVGRVVPEADIIILNANEQGIGEIAVKGPMVFEGYYNDNETTAAAFTNDGYFKTGDLGWKDKDDYVFLTGRAKNMIVTEGGKNVYPEEVEDVFQLYIEFEQLLVRGYIIDEANKVEDIEAVVYPSTDFFKDKSKDEVKQRVIEVVQEGNRKLHPYQQIRRIRLVDKPLELSSTNKIKRFTTARDEGEIIFGK from the coding sequence ATGAAAGATAATTTTAAAAAACCGTGGCAGCAGCTTGATGAATACCGCGGCAAATATTTTAGCGATAAATGGCCTACCATTCCGCAAATGCTTACGATTAGCGCTCATCGTTTTCCTAATAACATTGCTTTTAGCACCTTCGAGGGTGATACCTTAAGAACATACAGTTATACGCAAGGTAAAGAGCTAGTCGATAATATCGCTAGCTTTTTAGTTAAATCAGGTGTTAAAAAAGGCGATAAATTAGCGATAACCGGCGGTAATAGTCTAGAGTGGGCGATAACTTTTATTGCCATTATGCAGGCCGGCGGTATAGCTATTCCTATTGATAACGGTATGAGCAGCGAAAAAGCCATCGCTATCATGAAAAGGGTAGAGGCTAAAATGCTTTTTTGCGACTATGAAAAATTAAGCAAGGGGTTTGACCAAGCCGGTGTGCCCACCTACTCTTTAACACAAGGCAAAGAAGGTTATGTACTTAATTTAAAAGGTGATAGCGGTACCATCTTCCCGCCAAGCTCGATGGAAGATGTGGCGGCTATTCTGTTTACCAGCGGTACTACCGGGCAGGAAAAAGGCGTAATCCAAACTCACCGGGCTTTAATAAGCGATGTTTGGCTGGCCCAAAATTTAATTGATGTTTACAGCACCGATATTTTTTATGTGCTGTTGCCTATCCACCATAGTTATTGTATGACAGCCGTTTTTTTAGAAGCTATCAGCTGCGGCAGTCAGTTGCTGTTTACTAATAAAATGGCTATTACCAACATTTTGCACGACCTTAAAGAAGGCAAAGTTACTATGCTATTAGGTGTACCTATGCTTTATAACAAAGTTATTAACGGTATAATGAACAATGTTAAAAAGAAAGGGGCGGTAGCTCATAGCTTGGTAAAATGTATGATGACTATATCGCGTATGGTAGGGCAAGAAAAAGGCCGTAACTTGCCCATTTTAAAAGGGATACTCGAAAAAGCCAGCTTATCTACCTTGCGTTTGCTTATTAGCGGCGGCGGCCCTATTGCTCCGCGTACTTTAAAGTTATACAATAACTTAGGGTTACCGATGGTGCAAGGGTATGGTTTAACCGAGACCGGGCCTATCATTGCTTTAAACCCTATCAATGCCTTTAAAGAAGGTGCCGTTGGCCGTGTTGTACCGGAGGCCGATATAATTATTTTAAACGCTAACGAGCAAGGTATCGGCGAAATTGCCGTTAAAGGGCCGATGGTTTTTGAGGGTTACTATAATGATAACGAAACAACGGCTGCCGCTTTTACCAATGATGGTTACTTTAAAACCGGCGATTTAGGCTGGAAAGATAAAGACGACTATGTGTTCCTCACCGGTCGGGCTAAAAATATGATTGTAACCGAAGGCGGTAAAAATGTTTACCCCGAAGAGGTAGAAGACGTTTTTCAGCTTTACATCGAGTTTGAGCAGCTGCTTGTACGTGGTTATATTATTGACGAAGCCAATAAAGTGGAAGATATTGAGGCTGTTGTTTACCCTAGCACCGATTTTTTTAAAGATAAAAGTAAAGACGAGGTTAAACAACGGGTCATCGAGGTTGTGCAGGAAGGTAACCGCAAGTTACACCCTTACCAGCAAATTAGACGCATTCGTTTAGTAGATAAACCACTGGAGCTTTCTAGTACCAACAAAATTAAACGCTTTACCACCGCTCGCGATGAAGGCGAAATAATTTTTGGGAAATAA
- a CDS encoding GerMN domain-containing protein — protein MESSKKQNNNALFLACAVILVIVFLVLTIMGFISRYGFTQPMADGEELIIERAMLTEAYLPQADSLPIEGQTQPPAVTVTEVAEMVQPITELPPAAVNNERTREGRLFFVQAVSDGRLALQSTVVPITYSNQQPLSATINILLAGPPAEMANRGFLTMIPEGSQLIWARVEDGTAILNFNENFRFNTFGRDGYEAELRQIVYTATEFATVERVQFLIESERVDFLTEGISIAEPLSRQSFR, from the coding sequence ATGGAAAGTAGTAAAAAACAAAATAACAACGCCCTCTTTTTGGCCTGTGCCGTTATTTTAGTAATAGTTTTTTTAGTTTTAACCATTATGGGTTTTATTTCACGTTATGGCTTTACCCAGCCGATGGCCGATGGCGAAGAGCTTATCATCGAACGGGCTATGCTTACCGAAGCTTATTTGCCGCAGGCCGATTCGCTGCCCATTGAGGGGCAAACACAGCCGCCCGCCGTAACGGTAACCGAAGTGGCCGAAATGGTGCAACCCATAACCGAACTGCCGCCGGCAGCCGTTAACAACGAACGCACCCGTGAGGGACGGCTCTTTTTTGTGCAAGCCGTTAGTGATGGCCGGCTGGCGTTGCAAAGTACCGTAGTGCCTATAACTTATAGCAACCAGCAGCCGTTAAGCGCCACCATCAATATTTTATTGGCCGGCCCGCCTGCCGAAATGGCTAACAGGGGCTTTTTAACGATGATACCCGAAGGGTCGCAGTTAATATGGGCTAGGGTAGAAGACGGTACCGCTATTTTAAACTTTAACGAAAACTTTAGGTTTAACACCTTTGGCCGTGATGGCTACGAGGCCGAACTTAGGCAGATTGTGTATACCGCCACCGAGTTTGCCACCGTAGAGCGAGTACAATTTTTAATAGAAAGCGAGCGGGTAGATTTTTTAACCGAAGGTATTAGTATTGCCGAGCCGTTAAGTCGGCAAAGTTTTAGATAA
- a CDS encoding N-acetylneuraminate synthase family protein translates to MVIIAEIGTAHKASLNLAQNLIMAAKEAGADVVKFQAIIADEIVHPNVGQVPLPGGQIDIYQSFKQLEQPLSFYAQLKELTEAAGLQFLCTPFGLKSLAMLNQLGVNSYKVASPELNHLPLLTAMAKLDRPILLSLGVSKLSDIEEALAIVGIQNTTLLHCVTSYPAPEADYNLRLLPHLKAIFNVEVGVSDHSKDSKLVPTLATYMGATVIEKHICLSRNDDGLDDPIALEPQQFKEMVKVVKAMQHNKEQAFNDLIAEYGAKQVEAVLGNGHKILAPSEAANYGRTNRSVCAVNNINKGELFTAANTALYRAEKKLKVGLPPKLWPVIVGRTARYTITAGNGITFEDIA, encoded by the coding sequence ATGGTAATTATCGCCGAAATTGGTACCGCCCACAAGGCCTCTTTAAACCTAGCGCAAAATTTAATTATGGCCGCTAAAGAGGCAGGGGCCGATGTGGTCAAATTTCAGGCTATTATTGCCGATGAAATTGTCCACCCAAACGTGGGCCAAGTGCCGCTGCCGGGCGGGCAAATCGACATTTACCAAAGCTTTAAGCAGTTGGAGCAACCCCTTAGCTTTTATGCCCAGCTTAAAGAACTTACCGAAGCCGCCGGCTTACAGTTTTTATGTACCCCCTTTGGCCTTAAAAGTTTAGCTATGCTAAACCAGCTGGGAGTTAATAGCTACAAGGTAGCCAGCCCAGAACTTAACCACCTGCCCTTACTTACAGCTATGGCTAAACTTGACAGACCTATCTTATTAAGTTTAGGAGTAAGCAAACTAAGCGACATTGAAGAGGCCTTAGCTATTGTCGGCATTCAAAACACAACTTTATTGCACTGCGTAACCAGCTACCCGGCACCGGAGGCCGATTACAACTTACGTTTACTGCCGCATCTTAAAGCCATCTTTAACGTAGAAGTAGGTGTATCCGACCACAGTAAAGACAGCAAACTGGTACCGACCTTAGCTACCTATATGGGAGCAACGGTGATAGAAAAACATATTTGCCTAAGCCGTAACGATGACGGCCTAGACGACCCTATTGCCCTAGAGCCGCAGCAATTTAAAGAGATGGTTAAGGTCGTTAAAGCTATGCAACATAACAAAGAACAGGCTTTTAATGACTTAATTGCCGAATATGGGGCTAAGCAAGTAGAGGCGGTGCTAGGCAACGGCCATAAAATATTAGCCCCCAGCGAGGCTGCTAACTATGGCCGCACCAATCGCTCTGTATGTGCCGTAAATAATATAAATAAAGGCGAATTATTTACTGCTGCTAATACCGCTCTTTACCGGGCCGAAAAAAAACTAAAAGTTGGCCTGCCGCCTAAATTGTGGCCGGTTATTGTTGGTCGTACCGCTAGGTACACCATAACGGCTGGTAACGGCATTACCTTTGAGGATATAGCTTAA
- a CDS encoding YjgN family protein translates to MAEEMANSDVGKRLNCTLKWYNLLLSVWAYMLFSIITLFIGSFYAAKRLLQYLSNHVFLGNYEKRFTFNGSAVQLFLICLLFFGIYMGVLAFMAVYSMATLAADSVIALGVAIVVSIGIMPLIAYFIAKIIRWGVEGLALEGSTEPSLYSGKMFALGWRVLGYGLLWLVSFGLTLPFICRKLLSYVYAHSNIAGLKLVFDGNFKNFPKKIYYLIVMIAGIGSIGFYLRIWVLGLHARAQLTELTLNATPEQIAAGEEAFVATIPAIVAGSWAYGLAGTVITMIVTIATLHWLAQHSYVEEVVKS, encoded by the coding sequence ATGGCTGAAGAAATGGCTAACAGCGATGTTGGCAAACGTTTAAATTGTACTTTAAAGTGGTACAATCTTTTATTAAGTGTGTGGGCTTACATGTTATTTAGTATTATAACTTTATTTATAGGTAGCTTTTATGCCGCTAAAAGGTTGCTTCAATATTTAAGCAACCATGTATTTTTAGGTAATTACGAAAAACGCTTTACCTTTAATGGTAGCGCAGTGCAGTTATTTTTAATTTGCTTGCTCTTTTTTGGTATTTATATGGGAGTGCTGGCTTTTATGGCAGTTTATAGTATGGCAACCCTCGCTGCCGACAGTGTAATTGCTCTTGGTGTGGCTATAGTTGTTAGTATAGGTATTATGCCGTTAATAGCGTATTTTATAGCTAAAATTATCCGTTGGGGAGTAGAAGGTTTAGCTCTAGAAGGCAGCACTGAGCCTAGCCTTTACAGCGGTAAAATGTTTGCTTTAGGCTGGCGTGTGTTAGGTTATGGGTTGCTATGGTTAGTTTCGTTTGGTTTAACTTTGCCGTTTATTTGCCGTAAACTTTTAAGTTATGTTTATGCTCACAGCAACATAGCCGGCTTAAAGCTGGTCTTTGACGGTAACTTTAAAAACTTTCCTAAAAAAATTTATTACCTGATTGTGATGATAGCCGGCATAGGGAGTATTGGCTTTTATTTAAGAATATGGGTACTTGGCCTGCACGCGAGGGCGCAGCTAACTGAGCTAACACTTAATGCTACCCCCGAGCAAATAGCAGCAGGGGAAGAAGCATTTGTTGCCACTATACCTGCAATAGTGGCAGGGAGCTGGGCTTATGGTTTAGCAGGAACTGTCATAACTATGATTGTTACTATAGCTACTTTGCATTGGTTAGCCCAACATAGTTATGTTGAAGAGGTAGTTAAAAGCTAA
- the pepD gene encoding beta-Ala-His dipeptidase produces the protein MSYSINLFKEITKIPRPSKHEAKMREFLIGKAKELNYPYQVDEAGNLLVKVAGKGAQANKPTVMLQGHMDMVTVANEGVTIDFFNDGLTIYEEDGYLKAKGTTLGADNGIGIAMAFYCAQLDNHPPLELLFTADEESGMSGAEGIKPGFFTADLAINLDSHEEGQFTVGCAGGGEVTFKIKAGSDSSFSSDHLFKYELKGLMGGHSGNQIHEKRASASLLIAHQLKKWQDNGLNLRVADINSGKFHNTIADAGYVVVAFAGADEAEKAGSLLITEISDYPDEKNYRQQFTKVSGLTPLSAEATTKVIALVNHLQHGVITWSKQFEGIVETSANLAIIKIKDGSIEVTYSCRSFIDSKVVEIQQACLNYAKEQGLEATHTAPYPGWAPAAVNPLADTMKAIYKGLTGKDAHTSPVHAGLECGFLLKVNPNLRAISMGPIIYDLHNPQERLDIASVDRAEALLKETMAKI, from the coding sequence ATGAGTTACAGTATAAATCTTTTTAAAGAAATAACCAAAATTCCTCGCCCCAGTAAGCACGAAGCTAAAATGCGCGAGTTTTTAATCGGCAAAGCCAAAGAGCTAAACTACCCCTACCAAGTTGATGAAGCCGGTAACCTGCTGGTAAAAGTAGCCGGCAAAGGGGCGCAAGCCAACAAACCTACCGTAATGCTGCAAGGTCATATGGATATGGTAACGGTGGCCAACGAAGGGGTAACTATCGATTTTTTTAACGATGGGTTAACCATTTACGAAGAAGATGGCTACTTAAAAGCCAAAGGTACCACCTTAGGGGCCGATAACGGGATTGGTATTGCAATGGCCTTTTATTGTGCTCAGCTGGATAACCATCCGCCGCTCGAACTACTGTTTACCGCCGACGAAGAAAGCGGTATGAGCGGGGCCGAAGGGATAAAGCCCGGCTTTTTTACCGCCGACTTAGCCATTAACCTTGATAGCCACGAAGAAGGGCAATTTACCGTAGGTTGTGCCGGCGGTGGCGAAGTTACTTTTAAAATTAAAGCCGGCAGCGATAGCAGCTTTAGCAGCGACCACCTATTTAAATACGAGCTTAAAGGTTTAATGGGCGGCCATAGCGGTAACCAAATTCACGAAAAACGAGCTTCGGCTAGTTTGCTCATTGCTCATCAGCTTAAAAAATGGCAAGATAACGGCCTTAATTTAAGAGTGGCCGATATTAATAGCGGTAAATTCCATAACACCATTGCCGATGCCGGTTATGTAGTGGTAGCTTTTGCCGGCGCTGACGAGGCCGAAAAGGCCGGTAGTTTATTAATTACCGAAATTAGCGATTACCCTGACGAAAAAAATTACCGGCAGCAGTTTACCAAAGTTAGCGGCCTAACTCCTTTAAGTGCAGAGGCTACTACCAAAGTTATTGCTTTAGTCAATCATTTGCAGCACGGAGTCATTACTTGGAGCAAACAATTTGAGGGTATTGTCGAAACAAGCGCTAACTTAGCTATTATTAAAATTAAAGATGGCAGTATCGAGGTAACTTATAGCTGCCGCAGTTTTATCGATAGCAAAGTGGTCGAGATACAACAAGCTTGCCTAAATTATGCTAAAGAGCAAGGCCTTGAGGCTACCCACACGGCGCCTTATCCCGGCTGGGCGCCGGCGGCGGTTAACCCTTTAGCCGATACCATGAAAGCTATTTACAAAGGCCTTACCGGCAAAGATGCCCACACCAGCCCGGTGCATGCCGGTTTAGAGTGCGGCTTTTTACTTAAGGTAAACCCTAACCTGCGCGCTATTAGTATGGGCCCGATTATTTACGACCTGCACAACCCGCAAGAAAGATTGGATATTGCCAGTGTAGACCGTGCCGAAGCTTTACTCAAAGAGACGATGGCTAAAATTTAG